In the genome of uncultured Sphaerochaeta sp., the window TCTTGATGCCGATCCGTTCCACTGTCCCTGATTTGTCCCCAAAGACGATGAAATCGCCAAGGGCGAAGGGGTGGTCGAAGAAGATGACGAAGTAGCTGAAGAGGTCTCCCAGTATACCTTGGGCGGCAATCGCAACTGCGATACCACCAACACCAAGGCCGGCAAGAGCAGTGGTGATATTGAAGCCGATGTTGCTGAGCAAGACAAGAAACCCTACGATCCAGATGAGCAGCTTTACAAAGGAGAGCAGGGGTTTGAGGTTCTTCTCGTGCTCTTGGTTTGCATACTCCTTTTCGAAGTATTTGGCAAAGCTCAGTTCAATGCCCTTGTTCAGGGAACGAACAATGATGATGGTCATGACAAAGGCAAAGATGATCTGTACTGTTTCCTGAATGGTTTCCCCAAAACTGACACGCTGCATGGATACGTACAGAACAGCCAGAAAGATGAGCGGGAGGGCGATTCGCTTGATGAAGCGGAGTACGGGCAGGGTTCTTCCCGGCTTTTTCTGGGTAGGATCGGCTTTTTTCAGCTCCTCCAGCTTTTTGATGCGCTTTCCCAGCAGGCTGTTGGCAATGAGGATGAGCACCAACGACGATCCAAGCAGGATGAGCATCGGCAACAGGGGTTCCACTGAGGTCG includes:
- a CDS encoding mechanosensitive ion channel family protein; this encodes METFNTFFTTSVEPLLPMLILLGSSLVLILIANSLLGKRIKKLEELKKADPTQKKPGRTLPVLRFIKRIALPLIFLAVLYVSMQRVSFGETIQETVQIIFAFVMTIIIVRSLNKGIELSFAKYFEKEYANQEHEKNLKPLLSFVKLLIWIVGFLVLLSNIGFNITTALAGLGVGGIAVAIAAQGILGDLFSYFVIFFDHPFALGDFIVFGDKSGTVERIGIKSSRIRVLSGEVLIISNSDLTSSRIHNYKQMQRRRVVSQITIPYETDIAKVEMVPSLIKEAIANVKTIEGVICDRCHFQTFGASALIFETVYYVPSPDYVVYMDVQQEINLSLLKRFTEEGIEFAYPTQKLFTVQG